A region from the Linepithema humile isolate Giens D197 chromosome 1, Lhum_UNIL_v1.0, whole genome shotgun sequence genome encodes:
- the Dph1 gene encoding 2-(3-amino-3-carboxypropyl)histidine synthase subunit 1 codes for MTEQCDSVVVIKAKPDRKVYKPVRASKIPDELSNDPLLNTAINALPSNYNFEIHKTIWRIREAKAKRVVLQMPEGLLMYATTIADIIEDFTEAETVIMADVTYGACCIDDYTARALDADFLIHYGHSCLIPVDQTVGIKVLYVFVTIRIDISHCVECLRVTLPVTAKLALCGTIQFVTTIQDVASKLRKEGYEVSVPQSKPLSPGEILGCTAPQIRCADTIVYIGDGRFHLEGTMIANPRLKAFKYDPYAKKLTEEFYDYKTMLKTRHEAIQQAMKTDKYAFILGTLGRQGSPNVLRILRNGMEALGKEAVVILLSEIFPDKIKLFKGVDAFIQIACPRLSIDWGLAFGKPFLTPQEGAVALSMTKLNENQDYPMDFYAANSRGPWTANHKESKLEKSNICCGECKMNE; via the exons ATGACTGAGCAATGCGACTCTGTGGTAGTTATCAAGGCAAAGCCTGATCGTAAGGTTTACAAACCTGTGAGAGCCAGTAAAATTCCTGATGAACTTTCAAACGATCCTTTGCTAAACACTGCCATAAATGCTTTAccatcaaattataattttgagatACATAAAACGATATGGAGAATCAGGGAAGCCAAGGCAAAGCGAGTGGTTCTTCAAATGCCAGAAGGCCTTCTAATGTATGCTACAACTATAGCTGATATTATCGAAGATTTTACTGAAGCAGAGACTGTTATCATGGCTGATGTCACTTATG GAGCCTGTTGTATAGATGATTATACAGCAAGAGCGTTGGATGCGGACTTCCTGATTCATTATGGACATTCATGTCTCATACCTGTGGATCAGACTGTTGGTATCAAAGTACTCTATGTGTTTGTGACTATAAGAATTGATATTTCGCATTGTGTGGAATGCCTGCGAGTCACTCTGCCTGTTACTGCAAAATTAGCGCTATGTGGTACAATACAATTTGTTACGACGATACAAGATGTGGCATCAAAGCTGAGAAAAGAAGGTTACGAAGTTTCAGTGCCACAGAGCAAGCCACTTAGTCCTGGAGAA ATTTTAGGATGCACAGCACCGCAAATTCGGTGTGCTGATACGATAGTCTATATAGGAGATGGCCGTTTTCATTTAGAGGGCACCATGATCGCCAATCCTAGACTGAAAGCATTCAAGTACGATCCATACGCGAAAAAATTGACCGAAGAGTTTTATGATTATAAGACAATGTTGAAGACTAGACATGAGGCGATACAACAAGCCATGAAGACCGACAAGTACGCTTTCATACTTGGCACTCTGGGCAGACAAGGCAGTCCTAATGTATTAAGGATTCTGCGGAATGGAATGGAAGCTTTGGGGAAGGAAGCCGTCGTCATACTTTTGTCGGAAATATTTCCCgacaaaatcaaattattcaaaggcGTCGACGCGTTCATACAA attGCATGCCCACGATTGAGCATTGACTGGGGTCTCGCGTTCGGGAAACCATTTCTCACGCCTCAAGAAGGTGCTGTCGCCCTCAGCATGACAAAACTCAACGAGAATCAGGACTATCCCATGGACTTCTACGCTGCGAACAGCCGCGGACCGTGGACCGCGAATCACAAGGAATCTAAGTTAGAAAAGAGCAATATCTGCTGCGGTGAATGTAAGATGAATGAATAA
- the LOC105679857 gene encoding class A basic helix-loop-helix protein 15-like: protein MRSKVTNENTWETKWATESSRSGRSLRRATKRTESSGLKLSKPTRGNTARERTLRRLESNERERMRMHSLNDAFQSLREVIPHVTKERRLSKIETLTLAKNYIVALTDVICAMRSEEQPKDQQTSGSESQDSSNSEQRSESTAIHVNIPITSRSCNSESQNFYQSDHSR from the exons ATGCGGTCTAAAGTGACGAACGAGAATACTTGGGAGACAAAGTGGGCTACTGAATCATCGCGAAGCGGTAGGAGCTTGCGGCGGGCGACAAAAAGGACGGAATCATCGGGATTGAAATTGTCAAAACCCACCAGGGGAAACACCGCACGAGAGAGGACTCTCAGGAGGCTAGAGAGCAATGAACGAGAACGTATGCGGATGCACAGCTTAAACGATGCATTTCAG TCTTTACGCGAAGTGATCCCGCATGTTACCAAAGAGAGACGGCTCTCGAAGATCGAGACACTGACTCTggcgaaaaattatatagtggCCCTTACGGATGTGATATGCGCCATGAGAAGCGAGGAACAACCGAAGGATCAGCAGACAAGTGGATCCGAATCTCAAGATTCGTCAAACAGCGAACAGCGATCGGAATCGACCGCTATTCACGTAAATATTCCCATTACCTCCAGATCCTGCAACTCAGAATCtcagaatttttatcagaGTGATCATTCGCGATAA
- the LOC105679854 gene encoding DNA polymerase delta subunit 2-like — MECDDTCHYDRKIVSFKDFDRFKLSERKYDDDSFNIYTARLNDLQEDILHRAKLKWIGHPYVEVSSLALENLGKSYILIGILYKDQKLKPSILRDLSKELQLEVQSNSNYASTEDNLFLEDKTLRIKLVGNHVNMQEIVTGLVCAVFGHELENGTFWVEDWCFPGYCPRPSMSNSLVEEGKILLVSGLDLVNNEEDLCLDLLSEWITGMAGRINAQKEEAVIARVIITGNTIRGTAKMYNYKGYHEIKSHDQLKIKEDIMAMHKLDAFLSNILHCCSVSLMPGEFDPTCYHSMPQQPFHPCTLPKSARFKNMHGATNPWIGNIGGRIVAGSCGGPIFDIMKVAGLSQLSPLEWLERTLIWRHYAPTGPDTLSIHPFFKNDPFVMKEWPDIYFAGNMNEYDTKLVTGDEGQTVRLISVPKFLETKTAVLVNLQDLTTQPISFCVD; from the exons ATGGAGTGCGACGATACGTGCCATTACGATCGGAAAATTGTCTCCTTCAAAGACTTTGACAGATTTAAACTGTCTGAAAGAAAATACGATGACGATTccttcaatatatatacagcaAGACTGAACGATTTGCAAGAAGACATATTGCATAGAGCGAAACTGAAATGGA TCGGCCATCCATATGTAGAGGTCTCAAGTCTGGCCTTAGAAAATCTAGGAAAGTCATATATTCTGATAGGAATACTTTATAAGGATCAAAAGCTGAAGCCTTCTATATTACGTGATCTTAGCAAGGAATTGCAACTAGAAGTTCAGTCGAATAGCAACTATGCATCAACCGaggataatttatttttggagGACAAAACGTTGCGCATAAAATTAGTAGGGAATCATGTAAATATGCAAGAAATAGTTACAGGACTTGTCTGTGCGGTATTTGGTCATGAATTAGAAAATGGAACGTTTTGG GTAGAGGATTGGTGTTTTCCAGGATATTGTCCTAGACCTTCTATGTCGAATTCATTGGTGGAAGAAGGGAAAATCTTATTAGTGTCTGGATTAGACTTAGTTAATAACGAAGAAGACCTTTGTTTAGATTTGCTCTCAGAATGGATAACTGGAATGGCAGGACGTATCAATGCTCAAAAGGAAGAAGCAGTAATTGCTAGAGTTATTATCACTG GAAATACCATTCGTGGTACTGCAaagatgtataattataaaggcTACCACGAAATTAAATCACACGACCAGCTAAAAATCAAGGAAGACATCATGGCGATGCACAAATTAGATGCTTTTCTCAGTAATATTCTTCATTGCTGTTCCGTCAGTCTGATGCCGGGAGAGTTTGATCCCACTTGCTACCACAGTATGCCACAGCAACCTTTCCATCCATGTACTCTGCCAAAATCAGCCAG GTTCAAGAATATGCATGGTGCGACTAATCCGTGGATTGGAAATATTGGTGGTCGTATTGTAGCTGGTTCTTGCGGTGGGCCGATCTTTGATATCATGAAAGTGGCTGGATTATCCCAGCTGTCTCCACTAGAGTGGCTGGAGCGTACCTTAATCTGGAGACATTACGCACCAACCGGGCCTGACACGCTTTCAATTCATCCGTTCTTCAAGAATGATCCATTTGTTATGAAGGAGTGGCCAGACATATATTTCGCCGGAAACATGAATGAATACGATACGAAATTGGTTACag GCGATGAAGGGCAAACAGTGAGATTGATAAGCGTTCCTAAATTTTTGGAGACAAAAACGGCGGTTCTAGTCAATTTACAAGACCTTACGACACAGCCTATTTCGTTTTGTGTTGATTGA
- the LOC105679856 gene encoding probable pyruvate dehydrogenase E1 component subunit alpha, mitochondrial gives MLPNCIRNVAAQSSRRNVASFFLSKKNNYATEASFETKPFRLHKLDNGPSTQVTVNRDDAIQMFKHLHTIRRIETAAGNLYKEKIIRGFCHLYSGQEACAVGMKAAMKPQDAVITAYRAHGWTYLMGIEPFGVFAELTGRQGGNAKGKGGSMHMYCENFYGGNGIVGAQVPLGVGIAFAQKYLNTGGVCLALYGDGAANQGQVFEVYNIAKLWDVPCIFICENNGYGMGTSAERAAASTDYYTRGDYVPGIWVDGMDVLAVREAMRFARDHCTSGKGPIILETATYRYSGHSMSDPGTSYRTREEVQEVRQTRDPLTSFKERILNANLVTAEEIKAIEGEIRKSVDDAMKAAKADKEIPLSELTADIYTTCLEKEIRNITPFNPLSHTRLGPAVNA, from the exons ATGCTACCGAATTGCATCAGGAATGTCGCCGCGCAATCGTCCCGACGAAAT GTTGCTTCATTTTTCTtaagcaagaaaaataattatgccaCTGAAGCTTCCTTCGAGACCAAGCCCTTCCGTCTACACAAATTGGACAACGGCCCATCCACTCAAGTCACAGTCAATCGAGATGATGCCATCCAAATGTTTAAGCATCTGCACACTATACGTCGTATAGAAACAGCAGCTGGTAACTTGTATAAGGAAAAGATTATTCGAGGTTTCTGTCACTTGTATTCTGGACAA GAAGCTTGCGCGGTTGGCATGAAAGCTGCAATGAAACCCCAGGATGCTGTAATCACTGCTTATCGTGCGCATGGATGGACTTACTTGATGGGTATAGAACCGTTTGGCGTCTTCGCGGAACTCACGGGTAGACAAGGCGGCAATGCCAAAGGCAAGGGTGGCTCAATGCATATGTACTGTGAGAATTTCTATGGTGGAAACGGCATCGTTGGTGCACAG GTGCCACTAGGAGTCGGAATCGCCtttgcacaaaaatatttgaatactGGTGGTGTCTGTCTGGCGTTGTACGGCGACGGTGCAGCCAATCAGGGACAGGTGTTCGAAGTATACAACATAGCAAAACTGTGGGACGTACCTTGTATCTTCATTTGCGAGAACAACGGATACGGGATGGGCACCAGTGCGGAGCGTGCTGCAGCAAGCACAGATTATTACACCAGAGGCGATTATGTTCCTGGAATATgg GTGGACGGAATGGATGTGTTAGCCGTAAGAGAAGCTATGAGATTCGCCAGAGATCATTGCACATCCGGCAAGGGGCCGATTATCCTGGAGACTGCGACGTACAGGTACAGTGGGCACAGTATGTCGGATCCTGGTACGAGCTACCGTACGCGAGAAGAGGTGCAAGAAGTACGACAGACCCGGGATCCTCTGACTAGTTTTAAAGAGAGGATTCTCAATGCTAATCTCGTTACTGCGGAGGAAATCAAA GCGATAGAAGGTGAAATCAGAAAATCAGTGGATGACGCCATGAAAGCTGCCAAGGCCGACAAAGAAATTCCATTGAGCGAACTCACTGCCGACATTTACACGACGTGtctagaaaaagaaattcgaAACATAACTCCGTTTAATCCTCTATCGCACACCAGATTAGGACCAGCCGTGAACGCTTAA
- the LOC105679728 gene encoding receptor expression-enhancing protein 5 isoform X1 gives MARVVAVKEYLEKVLKDESKPWAKLYAAAEEKTGIDRLYLFIVSLVLLAIYLVFGLGQQLVCNIVGFVYPAYQSMKALESSNKEDDTKWLTYWVVFAVFTIVEFFSEYIVCWFPVYWLFKCIFYVWLMAPTEYNGSLILYRRIIRPKFIQYQPGLDRFLSNARDTAVKSAAEALLTTKQD, from the exons ATGGCCCGAGTCGTAGCAGTGAAGGAATATCTCGAGAAAGTGTTGAAGGACGAGAGCAAGCCGTGGGCGAAGTTGTACGCTGCTGCGGAGGAGAAGACCGGCATTGATCGGCTGTATCTTTTCATCG tttccTTGGTGCTGTTGGCCATATATTTGGTATTTGGACTCGGGCAACAGTTAGTATGTAACATAGTTGGTTTTGTTTATCCTGCATACCAATCTATGAAGGCGCTGGAAAGCTCCAACAAAGAGGATGACACAAAGTGGCTTACTTATTGGGTCGTTTTTGCTGTATTTACCATAGTAGAATTCTTTTCTGAATATATTGTCTGTTGGTTTCCAGTCTACTGGCTATTCAAG tgtatattttatgtatggtTGATGGCACCAACCGAGTACAATGGTTCCTTGATTCTATACCGCCGCATCATCCGTCCAAAGTTCATCCAATATCAACCTGGATTAGACAGATTTTTGTCTAATGCCCGTGATAcag CAGTTAAATCTGCAGCAGAAGCGCTGCTGACCACCAAGCAGGATTAA
- the LOC105679728 gene encoding receptor expression-enhancing protein 5 isoform X2 encodes MARVVAVKEYLEKVLKDESKPWAKLYAAAEEKTGIDRLYLFIVSLVLLAIYLVFGLGQQLVCNIVGFVYPAYQSMKALESSNKEDDTKWLTYWVVFAVFTIVEFFSEYIVCWFPVYWLFKCIFYVWLMAPTEYNGSLILYRRIIRPKFIQYQPGLDRFLSNARDTVKSAAEALLTTKQD; translated from the exons ATGGCCCGAGTCGTAGCAGTGAAGGAATATCTCGAGAAAGTGTTGAAGGACGAGAGCAAGCCGTGGGCGAAGTTGTACGCTGCTGCGGAGGAGAAGACCGGCATTGATCGGCTGTATCTTTTCATCG tttccTTGGTGCTGTTGGCCATATATTTGGTATTTGGACTCGGGCAACAGTTAGTATGTAACATAGTTGGTTTTGTTTATCCTGCATACCAATCTATGAAGGCGCTGGAAAGCTCCAACAAAGAGGATGACACAAAGTGGCTTACTTATTGGGTCGTTTTTGCTGTATTTACCATAGTAGAATTCTTTTCTGAATATATTGTCTGTTGGTTTCCAGTCTACTGGCTATTCAAG tgtatattttatgtatggtTGATGGCACCAACCGAGTACAATGGTTCCTTGATTCTATACCGCCGCATCATCCGTCCAAAGTTCATCCAATATCAACCTGGATTAGACAGATTTTTGTCTAATGCCCGTGATAcag TTAAATCTGCAGCAGAAGCGCTGCTGACCACCAAGCAGGATTAA
- the gudu gene encoding armadillo repeat-containing protein gudu, translating to MPPKKKKEIVPLEMEHSEPEPEIAEVVEPESSKPQVSLLTGEPYGPRVRIISEKAEEESSDDEPESESEEEARYQEDQPEVPSEFWHIQKLIKYMKAGNQTATMVSLCLLKDYNLTDKIIQKAIQEMGGLEVLVNLLETNDIKCQNGSLSVLLQIATSIEMKRYLIDLDIATPLIRMLKHPARDIQVLAAETMAIIAHVRKARKQIRIRGGIPLILDVMDVPDEVLRRPYNELSEANKELMAVAIGCAKVLDSLSSSPKVTEELRKYGVVRLMSRFLRSKHTQLIVPTMGVVQQCADLNVFREAFERVGIVDELVRHLRNDNVKLKENCALAIFKCASNRETRSMVRRSGGLDPLCKLVQSDEVRANKRLLAAVTGSVWKCAISPENVTRFNQNDLVTSLVPLLEENEDERVLANVVGALAECCKDPANREVLRTNEGLPKLIRLLSATYEPLLENVPLVLKECAVDDKCMDIINDPEHRLDGVRLVWSLLKHPSDVIKRNACLALVPCIRHAKDSPEMVRAFVGGLELTVSLLESKDTEVLSAVCAMIAEIATNSENLGILTDHGVVKKLAALVETDDENLRANLTLAIAYCCEWDRNNYEFGKLNAVAPLINYMTSKNKDVLKGVCIAVYHLSKEPLNCVTMHTCGVIKHVLRLVGSDDSEVQIAAASTIRHIRKLALTAEKFHFKEMNTLQETDFLL from the exons atgcctccgaagaaaaagaaagagatcgTACCATTGGAAATGGAGCATTCTGA GCCAGAGCCGGAAATCGCAGAGGTGGTTGAACCGGAGTCTTCGAAACCGCAAGTATCCCTGCTCACCGGCGAGCCTTATGGCCCTCGTGTTCGCATTATCAGTGAGAAAGCCGAGGAGGAAAGCTCGGACGACGAGCCGGAATCAGAAAGTGAAGAGGAGGCCAGATATCAGGAGGATCAGCCAGAAGTGCCTTCCGAATTCTGGCACATACAGAAACTCATTAAGTATATGAAGGCCGGCAACCAGACTGCCACGATGGTATCCTTGTGCTTGCTGAAGGATTACAATCTCACTGACAAG ATTATACAGAAGGCTATTCAGGAAATGGGTGGTCTCGAGGTTCTGGTGAATCTCCTCGAAACTAACGACATCAAGTGTCAAAACGGCTCGCTATCGGTCTTGTTGCAAATTGCAACCTCCATCGAGATGAAGCGATATCTAATCGACTTGGACATCGCGACGCCTTTAATTCGAATGCTGAAACATCCTGCTAGAGATATTCAG GTTTTAGCAGCCGAAACAATGGCAATCATAGCTCACGTTAGGAAGGCCAGAAAACAGATTCGAATTCGCGGTGGAATACCACTCATA CTGGATGTGATGGACGTGCCGGACGAAGTTCTCCGTCGACCATACAACGAACTGAGTGAGGCCAACAAGGAACTCATGGCAGTTGCCATAGGTTGTGCCAAGGTCTTGGATTCTTTGAGCAGCAGTCCAAAAGTTACGGAAGAGCTCCGCAAGTACGGTGTCGTGCGCCTGATGTCGCGCTTCCTCAGATCGAAACACACTCAACTGATCGTACCGACGATGGGCGTTGTGCAGCAGTGCGCTGATCTG AACGTTTTCAGGGAAGCGTTTGAGCGGGTAGGCATCGTCGACGAGCTGGTGCGGCATTTGAGAAACGATAACGTGAAGTTGAAGGAGAACTGCGCCCTGGCGATCTTCAAATGCGCCTCGAATCGAGAAACCCGGTCGATGGTGCGTAGGTCTGGCGGTCTCGATCCGCTCTGCAAACTCGTGCAGAGCGACGAGGTACGCGCCAATAAGCGCTTATTGGCCGCGGTGACGGGCAGCGTTTGGAAGTGCGCCATCAGTCCGGAGAACGTAACAAGATTCAATCAGAACGATCTGGTGACATCGCTGGTGCCACTTCTCGAGGAAAACGAGGACGAACGGGTGTTAGCCAACGTCGTGGGCGCCCTCGCCGAATGCTGTAAGGATCCCGCTAACAGGGAAGTCTTGAGGACTAACGAGGGGCTGCCGAAACTG ATCAGACTGTTGAGCGCCACATATGAGCCATTACTGGAGAACGTGCCGCTGGTGTTAAAAGAGTGCGCCGTCGACGACAAGTGCATGGACATCATCAATGATCCGGAGCATCGGTTGGATGGCGTACGGCTAGTCTGGTCCCTGCTGAAGCATCCCAGCGACGTAATCAAACGTAACGCCTGCCTCGCGCTAGTGCCCTGCATTAGGCATGCCAAGGACTCACCGGAAATGGTACGCGCCTTCGTAGGCGGTTTAGAGCTCACAGTCAGCCTCCTGGAAAGCAAGGACACGGAAGTGCTCAGCGCAGTTTGCGCTATGATCGCGGAGATCGCCACCAATTCTGAGAATCTTGGCATCCTGACAGATCATGGGGTCGTGAAGAAATTGGCCGCTCTCGTGGAGACT GACGATGAAAATTTGCGCGCAAATCTGACGTTAGCGATAGCCTATTGTTGCGAGTGGGATCGGAATAATTACGAATTTGGCAAATTGAACGCCGTGGCGCCGCTTATTAATTACATGACCAGCAAGAATAAAGACGTGTTAAAGGGCGTTTGCATTGCCGTATATCATTTGAGCAAGGAGCCCTTAAATTGTGTGACCATGCACACTTGCGGCGTTATTAAG CACGTCCTGCGCTTGGTGGGTTCGGACGATTCAGAGGTGCAAATCGCAGCTGCTTCTACTATTCGTCACATAAGGAAGCTTGCATTGACAGCAGAAAAATTCCATttcaaagaaat GAATACATTACAGGAAACCGATTTCCTTCTGTGA
- the mRpS21 gene encoding small ribosomal subunit protein bS21m, with the protein MGLARHAQFISRTIFVHNNNIDKACRTLNRILANEDIFGQYRRTRYYEKPTQVRRRVNFEKCKAIYNEDMNRKIQFLLRKNRVDPFPGAS; encoded by the coding sequence atGGGTCTCGCGCGACATGCTCAATTTATCAGCCGTACAATCTTTGTACATAACAACAACATAGACAAGGCATGTCGCACATTAAATCGTATATTGGCCAATGAAGATATTTTTGGCCAATACAGACGCACCAGGTACTATGAGAAACCGACGCAGGTCAGACGCAGGGTCAACTTTGAAAAGTGCAAGGCCATTTACAACGAGGATATGAACAGAAAGATTCAATTTCTCCTGAGAAAAAACAGAGTGGACCCTTTTCCTGGTGCATCGTAA